In Leisingera sp. NJS204, the following are encoded in one genomic region:
- a CDS encoding ABC transporter ATP-binding protein yields the protein MRPTPSPALEINNLAVEFRASGSRALFEKPATFKALSDVTLEIRQGEVLGLIGESGSGKTTLGKAIVGLTGTSAGGIQVNGQHIDPSCSPERLTLARRVQMVFQDPYASLHPRKTIGRILSEPFRIQQTASGPELQSRVRALLRRVGLSPDHAARYPQQFSGGQRQRIAIARAIANDPPVIIADEPVSALDVSVQAQILNLLDDLRAEQNMAMLFISHDLSVVRHLCQRIAVMYLGRIVEIGPSKQMTAAPAHPYTTALLSAAPRVKARNRAQAAPIVLSGDVPSHAAIPAGCPFHTRCWLYEQKGCPARCRTEVPQLETRAGGRQSACFFPDEAARPAPPPAAAGR from the coding sequence ATGAGGCCGACACCGTCCCCGGCGCTTGAGATCAACAATCTTGCCGTCGAATTCCGTGCCTCCGGCAGCCGGGCGCTGTTTGAGAAACCCGCAACCTTCAAGGCGCTCAGCGATGTAACCCTGGAGATCCGGCAGGGCGAGGTGCTGGGCCTGATTGGTGAATCCGGCAGCGGCAAGACCACGCTGGGCAAGGCCATCGTCGGCCTCACCGGAACCTCTGCAGGCGGCATTCAAGTCAACGGCCAGCATATTGATCCTTCCTGTTCACCAGAGCGGCTCACTCTCGCGCGGCGGGTTCAGATGGTGTTCCAGGATCCCTATGCCTCGCTGCATCCCAGAAAGACCATCGGACGCATTCTGTCGGAACCGTTCAGGATCCAGCAAACCGCCTCGGGCCCTGAGCTCCAGTCCCGCGTCCGGGCGCTGCTGCGGCGCGTCGGGCTGAGCCCGGACCATGCGGCGCGCTATCCCCAGCAGTTCAGCGGTGGTCAGCGCCAGCGCATCGCCATCGCAAGGGCGATTGCCAATGATCCGCCGGTGATCATCGCAGACGAGCCAGTCAGTGCCCTGGATGTATCGGTGCAGGCGCAGATCCTGAATCTGCTGGACGATTTGCGTGCCGAACAAAACATGGCGATGCTGTTTATCAGCCATGATTTGTCGGTGGTGCGGCACCTGTGCCAGCGTATTGCGGTGATGTATCTGGGCCGGATTGTCGAGATCGGTCCGTCAAAGCAGATGACCGCTGCGCCTGCGCATCCCTATACAACGGCCCTCTTGTCGGCAGCGCCGCGGGTCAAGGCCAGGAACCGGGCACAGGCCGCGCCGATCGTGCTGTCCGGCGACGTCCCCTCACACGCCGCCATCCCCGCCGGCTGCCCCTTCCACACCCGCTGCTGGCTGTATGAGCAGAAGGGCTGCCCGGCCCGCTGCCGGACCGAAGTGCCGCAGCTGGAAACGCGGGCGGGTGGACGCCAGTCGGCCTGCTTTTTCCCGGATGAGGCGGCCAGACCGGCACCGCCCCCTGCGGCAGCCGGCCGCTAA